The following are from one region of the Rhodopirellula sp. P2 genome:
- a CDS encoding Zn-dependent hydrolase has product MQVNLERIKADILELSQIGRNSDDHGIYRMAFTDADIEGKRWLIDRIQAAGLPSSMDGAANVSATLVGKTDLPRVLVGSHIDTVPCAGALDGTLGVVAGLECLRCLKESGVQPERTIELIAFSDEEGRFGGMFGSQSVCGQINPEMIATMTDMDGILLQDEMARHGYDPVAALDAARDPEALHCYLEMHIEQGPVLDRLQKSVGVVDQITGLFTWSVRLKGEANHAGTTPMDMRHDAFMGLADFAHEVPRILEENGSDRSRATIGKAQILPGATNTVPGLVEFALDVRDTSMDVLEELANAFRKALSAIARRRNLMFEFEQKSLISPVQCGEAIVKTIQQQTEKLQLDYEIMPSGAAHDAQIMGRMIPVGMIFVPSKSGQSHSPAEWTAWQDIEAGANVLLHSLTEMAGTAAESSGTTD; this is encoded by the coding sequence ATGCAAGTGAATCTGGAGCGGATCAAAGCCGATATCTTGGAACTCTCGCAGATCGGCCGCAATTCAGACGACCACGGCATCTATCGGATGGCGTTCACGGACGCGGACATCGAGGGCAAACGTTGGCTCATCGATCGGATCCAGGCCGCGGGATTGCCAAGCTCGATGGATGGGGCCGCGAATGTTTCGGCGACCCTCGTCGGGAAGACGGATTTGCCGCGAGTCTTGGTGGGGTCGCACATCGACACCGTGCCCTGCGCCGGGGCGTTGGATGGGACGCTGGGCGTGGTCGCAGGATTGGAATGCCTGCGTTGTCTGAAGGAATCCGGTGTCCAGCCCGAACGCACGATCGAACTGATTGCGTTCAGCGACGAGGAAGGTCGCTTTGGTGGGATGTTTGGATCGCAGTCCGTCTGCGGGCAAATCAACCCAGAAATGATCGCGACGATGACCGACATGGATGGCATCCTGTTGCAGGATGAAATGGCTCGCCATGGTTACGATCCCGTTGCGGCACTGGATGCGGCGAGAGATCCAGAGGCCCTGCATTGCTACTTGGAAATGCACATCGAACAGGGGCCGGTGCTCGATCGACTGCAGAAATCGGTGGGAGTCGTCGACCAAATCACGGGTCTGTTCACCTGGTCCGTGCGGCTCAAAGGCGAAGCCAACCACGCCGGCACGACGCCGATGGACATGCGGCACGATGCGTTCATGGGATTGGCGGACTTCGCGCATGAGGTCCCGCGAATTTTGGAAGAGAACGGCAGCGACCGAAGTCGCGCAACGATCGGGAAAGCTCAGATTCTTCCTGGGGCCACCAACACCGTCCCCGGCTTGGTGGAGTTTGCCTTGGACGTGCGTGACACCTCGATGGACGTGCTGGAGGAATTGGCCAACGCGTTTCGAAAGGCACTCTCAGCGATCGCACGTCGACGCAATCTGATGTTCGAGTTTGAGCAGAAGAGCCTGATCAGCCCCGTCCAATGCGGCGAAGCCATTGTCAAAACGATTCAGCAGCAGACCGAGAAACTGCAGCTCGACTACGAAATCATGCCCAGTGGGGCTGCCCATGATGCTCAGATCATGGGCAGAATGATTCCGGTGGGGATGATCTTTGTCCCCAGCAAGTCCGGACAAAGTCACTCGCCCGCGGAATGGACCGCATGGCAAGACATCGAGGCGGGAGCCAATGTGTTGCTCCATTCGCTCACTGAAATGGCCGGGACAGCTGCTGAGTCATCCGGCACCACCGATTGA
- the asnB gene encoding asparagine synthase (glutamine-hydrolyzing): MCGITGFWNPSRTNERELRFALDPMLDVLDHRGPDERGSRLFQERGLAMGHTRLSIIGLAHGHQPIETDDGDYAVTVNGELYDYKRIRTSLACEKYKCNGKSDSAITLPLYLKHDLAMVDHLRGEFAVVLYDDRKERLVLIRDRFGVKPLYYAVNDNGIVWGSEVKSILQHPDIEPRLCPKAAVHQMMQVMVPGSTAFEGVDALLPGHMLVIQRNGDSLEVQTKRWWDFEFPESHDENADPEPFIQGVQDRLIDAVATRLEADVPVGCYLSGGIDSCSILGLANTLQQSPVKAFTIAFDNDEYDESNIAKRMAESTGAEQELLRLTEKELYGPAFERATWHAERTFYNTLAVAKWHMSRRVRACNYKAVITGEGSDELFGGYPFFKRDWLGRDDEGGIFAGAILAEEDLQHSAWQDLCGFTPSWIQPWMLVLKRFEPILSSSLTDLLREYDPVGEVARAIDPAQVRGRHRLDVSQYTWSKTMLEGQILTWGGDRMDMANSMEARPAFLDHHVAEYATTIPPNIRIRNGVEKWVLREAMVNVLPRELYERKKFAFMAPPAHTDPVKRAAVQEMIDHWLTPSRVGSLGFFDHGKLMQFIDDAWKESDGTIARRNDIVMNHVLQLHMLQGQYIEGLPLPAVD, from the coding sequence ATGTGTGGCATCACCGGATTTTGGAATCCATCTCGTACCAACGAACGTGAATTGCGTTTTGCGCTCGACCCTATGCTCGACGTTCTGGACCACCGCGGTCCCGACGAACGCGGCAGCCGTCTGTTTCAGGAACGGGGGCTGGCGATGGGGCACACCCGATTGTCGATCATTGGGTTGGCTCACGGTCATCAGCCGATTGAAACCGACGATGGTGACTACGCGGTCACGGTCAATGGCGAGTTGTACGATTACAAACGGATTCGAACATCGCTGGCTTGTGAGAAATACAAGTGCAACGGAAAAAGCGACAGTGCGATCACGCTGCCGCTGTATCTGAAGCATGATCTCGCCATGGTCGATCATCTTCGCGGCGAATTTGCCGTGGTGCTCTACGACGATCGCAAAGAACGTTTGGTTCTGATTCGCGATCGCTTTGGCGTCAAGCCGCTGTATTACGCGGTCAATGACAACGGCATCGTTTGGGGATCCGAGGTCAAATCGATCCTGCAGCATCCTGACATCGAGCCTCGGTTGTGTCCCAAGGCTGCCGTTCACCAAATGATGCAGGTCATGGTGCCGGGATCGACTGCCTTCGAAGGCGTCGATGCGTTGCTCCCGGGACACATGTTGGTGATCCAGCGAAACGGTGATTCCCTGGAAGTCCAAACGAAGCGCTGGTGGGATTTCGAATTTCCCGAGTCACATGATGAGAACGCCGATCCGGAACCGTTCATCCAAGGTGTCCAGGATCGCTTGATCGACGCCGTTGCGACTCGCTTGGAAGCGGACGTCCCCGTCGGCTGTTACTTGTCCGGCGGGATCGACAGTTGCTCCATTTTGGGGCTGGCCAACACGCTGCAACAGTCGCCTGTCAAAGCGTTCACGATTGCCTTCGACAATGACGAATACGACGAATCGAACATCGCCAAGCGGATGGCTGAAAGCACTGGTGCTGAACAGGAGTTGCTGCGACTCACCGAAAAAGAACTTTACGGGCCGGCGTTTGAGCGAGCCACTTGGCATGCCGAGCGGACTTTCTACAACACGTTGGCGGTCGCGAAATGGCACATGAGTCGCCGCGTTCGGGCTTGCAATTACAAAGCCGTGATCACCGGCGAAGGCAGCGACGAACTGTTCGGCGGCTACCCGTTTTTCAAACGCGATTGGCTGGGACGCGATGACGAAGGCGGCATCTTCGCCGGAGCCATCTTGGCCGAGGAAGACCTGCAGCACAGTGCTTGGCAAGACCTGTGCGGGTTCACGCCGTCGTGGATTCAGCCCTGGATGTTGGTGCTGAAGCGATTCGAGCCGATCCTCTCGTCGTCGCTCACGGATCTGTTGAGGGAGTACGACCCGGTCGGCGAAGTCGCCCGTGCGATCGATCCGGCTCAGGTTCGCGGTCGCCATCGTTTGGACGTGTCTCAGTACACGTGGAGCAAGACGATGCTGGAGGGCCAGATTCTGACTTGGGGCGGTGACCGGATGGACATGGCCAACAGCATGGAGGCCCGTCCGGCATTCCTTGATCACCACGTCGCGGAGTACGCCACCACGATTCCCCCCAACATTCGCATCCGCAATGGGGTCGAAAAATGGGTGCTTCGCGAGGCGATGGTCAATGTGTTGCCGCGGGAACTGTACGAACGCAAGAAGTTTGCTTTCATGGCACCGCCAGCTCACACCGATCCGGTCAAACGGGCCGCCGTGCAAGAGATGATTGATCACTGGTTGACGCCCTCGCGTGTCGGCTCGTTGGGTTTCTTTGATCATGGCAAGTTGATGCAGTTCATCGATGATGCCTGGAAAGAAAGTGATGGCACGATCGCGCGTCGCAACGACATCGTGATGAATCACGTGTTGCAGTTGCACATGCTTCAAGGCCAATACATCGAGGGGCTGCCTTTGCCGGCAGTGGATTGA
- a CDS encoding aspartate/ornithine carbamoyltransferase family protein → MNSLSNQQVSEALSATATNSKGQKLSPLSLLDAFDGVIDRETLKSLAGQSILNPRQFDRRTILAIAQLAALLESRNVEMDKPLDGKIAITAFFEPSTRTRLSFESAVQRLDGKVLSVPDGQVTGIAKGESLADIGEMFNTYGDVVIMRHPDTDSLDEIRKNLKRPLINAGNGSGHHPTQALIDWYALLKWRPELHSEHCPPEKRVHLGIIGTPGSMRAVKSFLRLSLMFAGAVSKITLISEMADPVGLDLTEPIEQSPIPIEITNDVQEVLPELDVVYVNSIAFLGDSYRNLDSRYSLDASSPFKPGAVIMHPLARNAELSEDLDETEHNLYFAQAAGAVFIRQALLAAILDRTDRISGI, encoded by the coding sequence ATGAATTCACTTTCAAATCAACAAGTGTCCGAAGCGTTGAGCGCAACGGCGACCAACTCCAAGGGACAGAAGTTGTCGCCGCTGTCGTTGCTGGACGCGTTCGACGGGGTCATTGACCGCGAGACACTCAAGTCGCTCGCTGGGCAATCGATTCTGAACCCGCGTCAGTTTGATCGACGCACGATTTTGGCGATCGCTCAGTTGGCGGCTCTCTTGGAGTCCCGCAACGTTGAGATGGACAAACCGCTGGACGGCAAGATCGCCATCACGGCGTTCTTTGAGCCCAGCACCCGCACCCGGTTGTCGTTCGAAAGCGCGGTGCAGCGGCTGGATGGAAAGGTGCTGTCGGTGCCCGATGGTCAGGTCACCGGCATTGCCAAGGGGGAATCCCTGGCGGACATCGGGGAGATGTTCAACACCTACGGCGACGTGGTCATCATGCGTCACCCGGACACGGACAGCCTGGACGAGATTCGCAAGAATCTGAAGCGGCCGTTGATCAACGCGGGCAACGGTTCTGGACATCACCCCACTCAAGCGTTGATCGATTGGTATGCGTTGCTGAAGTGGCGACCCGAATTGCATTCGGAACATTGCCCACCGGAAAAACGAGTGCACCTGGGGATCATCGGCACGCCGGGATCGATGCGAGCGGTGAAGAGCTTCTTACGATTGTCGCTGATGTTCGCGGGCGCGGTCAGCAAGATCACGTTGATCAGCGAGATGGCCGACCCGGTCGGTTTGGATTTGACGGAACCGATTGAGCAGTCCCCCATTCCGATTGAGATCACCAACGATGTCCAGGAGGTCTTGCCCGAATTGGATGTCGTTTATGTGAACTCGATCGCGTTTTTGGGTGACAGCTATCGCAATCTTGATTCGCGATACAGCCTCGATGCGAGTAGTCCGTTCAAACCCGGCGCCGTGATCATGCATCCCCTCGCTCGCAACGCTGAGTTGAGCGAGGACTTGGACGAGACCGAACACAATCTGTACTTCGCTCAAGCGGCTGGCGCGGTCTTCATTCGGCAAGCTTTGCTGGCAGCCATCTTGGATCGAACCGACCGGATCAGCGGGATCTGA
- a CDS encoding sodium:solute symporter family protein — protein sequence MNSVMLAASGAILSAEAGYILLAMFGVLWIVLGWWWGRQAKSYDGFAVAGRNVGLAMGTATAVATWITSNTTMLAPQYALQLGIWGMLAYSTASFGLFAFAPMSGRIRKLMPKGYTAVEFMRRRYGWLGTVPFLIISLFYAVTWLVSMSMAGGKLLNVLSGIPYEVGMSVVVLVCVAYTLFGGMYAVIGTDFIQSLIILAGLVVVAVAVLTQVEIQEVHEKLSNERPMLLSAFFPAALMALFNNLLFGLGEIFHSNVWWSRAFAMREGVGPKAYALGGVLWLPVPIVAGFLGLAAPALGIGISEPDTAGPLVAATLLGTGGALLVFVVVFCSLASSIDSLLAATSDLIVNDIAEPIQRRVTSKQASDPSKRRWSAIAIIGLGAIAWVAAYPNVGSLATVLFFAGPLVGSCIWPVLCGLYFRSASPVAACASMVLGSALGLVAYFMIGWFTASLIGAAVSGITFAVCCFLWPDNFEFDTLAED from the coding sequence ATGAACAGCGTGATGTTGGCAGCAAGCGGAGCGATTCTGAGTGCCGAAGCGGGATACATCCTGCTGGCAATGTTCGGGGTGTTGTGGATTGTCCTGGGTTGGTGGTGGGGGCGGCAAGCCAAATCGTACGATGGTTTCGCGGTGGCCGGTCGCAACGTGGGCCTGGCGATGGGAACCGCGACGGCGGTGGCGACCTGGATCACTTCCAACACGACGATGCTGGCGCCCCAGTACGCATTGCAGCTTGGGATTTGGGGGATGTTGGCGTATTCCACCGCGAGCTTTGGGTTGTTCGCTTTCGCTCCGATGAGCGGCCGCATCCGAAAATTGATGCCCAAGGGGTACACGGCCGTCGAATTCATGCGTCGTCGCTACGGGTGGTTGGGCACGGTCCCGTTCTTGATCATCTCGCTGTTCTATGCGGTGACTTGGTTGGTTTCCATGTCGATGGCGGGGGGGAAACTTCTCAATGTGCTGTCAGGCATTCCCTACGAGGTTGGGATGTCAGTTGTCGTGCTGGTGTGCGTGGCGTACACGTTGTTCGGTGGCATGTACGCGGTGATCGGAACCGACTTCATTCAGAGTCTGATCATCCTGGCGGGATTGGTCGTGGTGGCCGTTGCTGTCCTGACCCAGGTTGAAATCCAAGAGGTGCATGAAAAGCTCAGCAACGAGCGTCCGATGCTGTTGTCTGCGTTCTTTCCCGCGGCGTTGATGGCACTTTTCAATAATCTGTTGTTTGGATTGGGTGAAATTTTCCACAGCAATGTGTGGTGGAGTCGGGCGTTTGCGATGCGGGAAGGTGTCGGTCCAAAAGCCTATGCGTTGGGCGGCGTGCTCTGGTTGCCCGTGCCCATCGTGGCAGGGTTCCTGGGCCTCGCGGCGCCAGCACTGGGGATTGGAATCAGCGAGCCGGACACTGCGGGACCGTTGGTCGCGGCAACCCTGCTGGGAACCGGCGGTGCCTTGCTCGTTTTTGTTGTCGTCTTTTGCTCGTTGGCCTCTAGCATCGACAGTTTGTTGGCAGCGACATCGGATTTGATCGTCAATGACATCGCCGAACCCATTCAACGACGTGTCACGAGCAAACAGGCATCCGATCCTTCCAAACGGAGGTGGTCCGCCATCGCTATCATTGGGTTGGGGGCGATCGCCTGGGTGGCCGCGTATCCCAACGTGGGGTCGCTCGCGACGGTGCTGTTCTTTGCTGGGCCGCTGGTTGGCAGTTGCATTTGGCCCGTGTTGTGTGGGTTGTATTTCCGTTCGGCCAGTCCCGTGGCGGCGTGTGCCTCGATGGTCTTGGGGAGTGCATTGGGGTTGGTGGCGTATTTCATGATCGGTTGGTTCACGGCATCGTTGATTGGGGCGGCGGTTTCAGGCATCACCTTTGCAGTCTGCTGCTTCCTTTGGCCAGACAACTTTGAATTCGATACTCTGGCAGAGGACTGA